Within Anopheles nili chromosome 3, idAnoNiliSN_F5_01, whole genome shotgun sequence, the genomic segment ACTCTCGCTTGCCCGAGTCTTCGAAACATTGCGTGCCGCcgcggtttgttttgtttatcgcGGACGTTCAGTGTGTCGATGAGTTGGTGCTAGAATGCGTCCGTTGCAGGGATGTCGAATCAATTTTGGTAGTAAAATCATACCCTGCCAATAAATTTTACTAAATTATGGTTTTGGAGGTGTAGCAGGTATTTAAAACATCTACTTGCGGAGGAGAAGTGTTGCTTTACAACCTAGGATTCGTAGTTTCGACATCAGTTGCATTGcaaatcagaaaaaaaacatagagaaagaaaaaaccggtTAGCCAGTGCTATAAAATGAATGCACAATTGCAATGCAGCTACACAGAGCATATGACTAAACCAAACCAGAAGACATGATTCGTTCAAGGGGAAGGAGAGTCTCATCTTGCTCGTACGATTCTCTTGCAAAATAGaagcaattttaattaaagctCAATTTATACCGTGATAGCTATGAATTTGATACAATGTGAGAGCTTGTAgcaatgattattttatacaATTAAACTACTTTCAGGATGTAGGCACTTCTTCTAAAGCTCGGTTCCTCATTGAGTAAATAATATCTAGTAAGTTGCCAGGGATGATGGCATTATAGTCAAAAATAATTATACTTCTCATCTTTCATACGTTCTCCAAACGAAGTATGATTGATGTTAAGAACGTGTCGTTGAacgtgctgcttttttgttgttaatgAGTACCTTTGCCTTGGTTCTGTGTGATCTTTGTGCGATCTTTGTGCGATTTATACTGCTCTACTGTTCTCTGCGCATGTCCTGCAGAAGTTACCAGCTTTGGTGAAGGTCGCGCTCAAGATGATGGTGTACTTAACCTACCGATTAAATGGCTTGACAAATCGCCACTGATCTCTGTTCCGAATGAGGCAACAGCAAATGTGCAATGAACGTCATGAGCGACACACGAACCCCCCGAACAATCCAATAAATCACCAATAATACCCAGTTACGCTTAGATTCAGCGCTCATTTTGTGCCTTTATTTTGACTCGTTCTCTCGTCCCTTGATTGCACTGGGCAGTCCAAGCCCCCGAGAGTCTCCACGCAACCCCCCGGTAATGAGGGCTGCTCACCGTTGCCctctatttttcatttccactttTTCGAGTCTCCTTTTTATGCGAGTTTGTGCGAGTAtgttggtttgggttttttttacaccgcTCCCCAGGGTTTACGATGCGAACATTAAATACCTCAACGTGGTCGATCGCGGACTTGGTGAATGAGGTGAAATCTCTCGATCTAGAGGACTTCACAGACGGTAGTCACTTGGTAGTTCCGTATGGTTCGCTGGTGGCGCATTTATTATGCTTCTCACGCCTACGGCTTTCCGGTGCATTGTTTCTGCACACTCGGATGCATCGTAACGGTAATTTTCAACACGATAATTTGGCAAGCTTGCCTGACACCGTGTCACTTCTGCGGAAGATGGCGATCGACAGTGGTCAAGGTGAATCTCCTTCATGCATCGGGGATCAGAGGACAGCTGGTTGCAAAAGCATACTCCATTCAAAAACCCATGGCAAATGGAGATTTAGGGTTCGTCGGAACGAAGTACACTCCTTCGACACTGTGGAAGAGACAAAGATAGCGTgaggtgaaagaaaagaaccATCAATCAAATGACGATATGGCGGAAGAGAAACCAGCCCTCGAAGGCAGTAGGTCACTGGCGCCACCACCGGGTGTCATGGAGGATCGTTTTCGACCACTACCGGGCTCTAGGGTGGTTCCACGATGTAGGAAATATTCTCGCGTGCAGGGGCGGAATTGATCGAAAAGCTGATTTGATTGACGCGCTACTCACGTATTCGAACAGTACTCGCCCATCAGTATGCGATCGCTATCGTACTCATTGTTGGCTTCGCCGAGAGCCACGCCAGGTTGCGACGACTCTTCCTGCCTGGTGCTATCTTCCTCGTCGATCATCGACGTTGGTtgcgcttgctgctgctgttgctgttgctcgacGCGATACTTACAGAAGCCGAAAAAGTATGCAAAATAGCTCGTACAGCGAGTCGCCCAGAAACCATGCTTGCTGTTGATCGATTCGGCAAAGTAGGCGGCGGACATCATGTGGCTGCACAGAGGTTGATCTGTCGAAAGAGCGGCGATCCCTCGCGATCGAGGGAGGAGTTTCACTCATTAGTCACGCGAAAAGCCTCAAGCACTCGCTTATTCAGCAGGTTGTACTCACTTGGATCGTTCTCGCAACCGGGCTGATTTTGACCGCCGTTCATGTAAAAGTCCACGTGGCCGCATGTCTCGATCTTCCCGTAGACACCCGCATTCGTGTGTATGACGTCGACAAAGTCCGCATCGCCCTGATCCAGCTTCCAGTGAGGTCTGGCCGTGGCAAAGAACGGTAGAGCTGGATCGAGACCTGTAGAAGCGTtacgagaaaacaaaagcggcggaagaaaaaaaaaccatcgaaatCTTACAACTCGCTAGACCTCGCACAATGTGCGGAAGGATTGCTCGAAATGGATGTAAGCGGAGGGCAGTGGCTGCAAAAACTGACTATGGCCACAAAATGGCGGTACTGAAATTGCGTGctttcgtgtttctttttgctgatGGCTCCCTGTAAGCAGTACGCTTTGAGCTTTGAACTTGACCCAAACCACTCGACGAAACAGGTCGTACGGAGAGCTCGTTTCATCGCGATGGCATTGACATTAACCCGTTTCGTCCGCAGATGAAGTCGCGGAAACGTGTGCCATGCATACCTGAACATATGCGCCGGTGACCAACACAGGACGAAGACTTTTCGCGGTGTAAGGTTATGTAATAAATGCCCCATTGGCATCCGACAACGTGCATACTTAATGATCACAAAATAAACAGCGCGAGGCAACACCGGACAAAAAATGACAGTATCTCGACAGAGTAACGATTTTTTTAGCAGCGTGTTTCGAAGGATGAACAATCGTCCAACAATTTGGCTTCAATTCAATGCTCAATTAACATTGCGCGATTACACTACGCCGTTGTTTGTCTACGCGCCCATTTTGCCGCACGATCAAGCAGCTTTTATTGATCGCGGTTCGTAATTAATGTGTGACCCTTTGGATGCTGCATCGGGCTTACCCCTCAGGTGGTGAACCGGCATTGGTGAGAAATATGCAAAGACGGCACAGTTCTCATCCACAACCTAAGCTGCGTAAGGTCTCTGCTCGTAGACTCCCGATCGGATGGAAAACATCGTTGAAATCGAAATAATGCCGAATCGAAACGGGACGTAACATGCCGCGAGAGAAGCGTCCATGTTAGCAAGTGGAACAATTTGTTTTAGCTCACCGGATCAAGGCGATATAACGAGGTTTTTAAGGTGGGAATTGTTTAAGCGATTGTTCCGGTATGTAACCAGTTACAGCCAAAAACTCAACTCTCAAAAACACCCCATTGGTAGCCTTCTGACTCCAAGTGTAATGTCGTTAATGAGATCAACTTATTAACGGCTGAATGGTCCGGTTGCAACACCAAACGCTACCAATTGTATTTAGATCGGTTTGATCCGTTCACCGGCGGGTCAGTCACCCGCTAAGTGCATCAGAAAATTAAATCTCGTGCATTCTATCGTCATGAGCATTTGAAACGGTTCGTTGGGTCCGTCTCGTTGCAGTCTCCAGAACTCGAACGGTGCTGCTAATCGAGCATGAAATCGAATGGATGCAGTATATTTACAAATTTACTGCCCCCAACTTGCGCTCTCGATTGCAATCTCACTTTCGTCTTGATAGAACGTTCCACATTTTCACAGCCACGAGAACCGGTGGCCGTTCGGAAGTTTCCTACAAAACGAGTTTTCCGCCTGTCCGTCCGCCCgtccgaagaaaaaaaaagaggggaaAAACAGCTCACCCTTTCGCGAGTAGGTCCGCAAGAGAGTGCAAGTACAAAATTATGCCAAACTGTCACTCGGTCAATGCGAACCACTACtcacgtgcgtgcgtggaaaGTGTAGCCCTCGTGGTGCTACGTACCTGTGATACGACGGAATTTGACGCCAATCGATTTCTCCAGCGCGTTACTGGTGAAGCTCAACACGTGCGCCCCCAGACTGAAACCGATGGCGTGTAGATCGCGGGTGCTAAACTCCGGATGGTTCGCCTGCAGACCCAGGAGGAACGTGGCCGTACATTCGCCTGCCTGTTTGGTGTTGAAGGCAGCCGTTGGATAGCACGGCAATCGGGAAAGCTTGCCCCAATCGACGATGAAGacgtttgtgtttggtttccGCAGGTACGCTGCACAGTACGGTGAAGGATACGCTCATATCAATATCGTTCGAGGATCTTTGAGTCTCGAGACCTTGTGCTTACCTTTACGAATCATTTTCGTTGCATTGAAATCGATGCTACCGCCGTATCCGTGCACGATCAGTTTGTTGGTTTGGTTAAGCGGAATATGCTCCGGTACGTGTGGATCGATCGCATCTAGCAGAATTGGTCCGTCTTTCGGATGCTCGCTGGAGAAAACGTAGAATGCAATCGTTTTGGAGGTGCACGGTTCTAGATACTGGAATTGGCACGGTCCGATCGTGAACTCGTGTCCACGCACCaacgcacttccggtggtcAGTAGAATCAGTGAAAACACCCGGCACAATTGAGCCAGCGGCGATGAGCTTCCGTTCCGATGGAAATGGCACATTTTCCCTACACACCGTGTAAAGTGACGACGTACGAGTGgctcacgatcgatcgacgatcgaaCAGTTACATTGGAGTGTATGGCCTTGCGGCAGGAGATGCAAACTAACTACGGCACGTTggggttcgtttgtttcgaccGACCGTTTTCGGGGGTTCCCTGCTGGTGGACTCCTCACACCACGGCATGGCCCACTTTGGGGTTGGCAATTTATCCCCccaaaggcacacacacacacactcacagaaacacacacacttttcgGCTCGATGGTCCAGATGATCGCACATTTAATGCGGGGCGCACATAGACCAGACAAGCACTCACTCACAAATTAACCCTCATCGGGAGCGAAATGATGATGTTCCTTGCACAACACAACCGGTAACCGAAGTTGTCGCTCGAAGGAGGGAACTCGAATCGAATTTGTCACTTCAATCGTCACTGGCAGGCCTCACAAACGTGAACCATGCGTGTTGCGTACAAACAGCACGAGCTTGCGCACATTTGGTGCCTAATGGGCGTGGAAGTTTGAAAACTACGAAACGTCTTTTCGAGGCGTGCTTTAGTCGGATGGCAGCACTGCCGGTTTGTGGCAGGATTCGAACCCGATCGGTGTCCAGTGCGGGCAGCTGGGTGCTTAGCAGCGTGTGCTCAGTCGCGTTCTATATCCCACTAACTTTCAAACGCACCCCATACGGCGGTTAGGCCGCATGTAAGCTCGCGCTTATCCTATTTGGTGGGGGATTAAGGCGCTGTGAAACCGCGCGTTGGTGGGAAAGACGAGTTTTGTGAATGTGAtggctgatgatggtgatggcgatggtggatGGTGTTGGGTgtttgctggtgatgatgatgataccCAACCATGCCACGATCTGGCTGGATAATGGCGAGAAGATGCACGGTAGAATTCGTTTTTATACGCCCCACTGTTGCCCCTATCGCAGCACCGATGGAGGTGGAAAACGATCAGTTCTAACATGAcgtggatggaaaacgatcgagCTTTGCACACGCGCTAGAGCAGCTAACCGATTGGGGTTTATTTtaagaagaaaagcacacacgcgctAACCGCGTGAAAGATCACAAAAGGTGCTAGTGCTTCCttgtaattaaataaattgcatATGATAAACGCCGAAGGTCGGGACTGCATTGGTCGTGGAACAATTATTCGCTGTCGCAGCTTAGCTTCAAACCAAAACAACGACGCGTTTAACCTTTTCGATATTGTAGTatatttatttgccattttgcAGAAAAAACCTGCAGATACAATTACAACTTCCTGGTGGTGATAAAACGATGATGGTCGATTGATTTGCGATCGGTGACGAGTGATGGCGTGATGATGCTACGGTGGAAGGTGGCTGTTGAGATATCTCGCACTACAGGCTAGAGGGTCGATGCGACGATAGTAATCACTTCGCTCCAAAAATGGAACCGAAGACGATGCTGGAACCATACGGTTCCGTTCTAGGGCTCATATGCAACACCGCTGATCCCCGGGCATCGAGGGTTTCGATGGACAGAACGGTGGATTGATGTCTTTGATGCAGTACGAGCCGGAGGCACTACAACGAGAACGAGAATGAGGTTAATTCGCATTTAACGAGCtggtcgcgatcgcgagttCTTTATGCTTCTGACAAATGCGCAGAACTCTCAACCTCTGCCCTGCGTGGAGCGTGGACAGAACCGTTGCGAAAGCTCACAAAGGGTATGGCGATCGttaaaaaaggcaacaaattTTACTACTTTACGGTCTGTCCGTTGCTCGACACCGTTAAGTGGTCGGCCTTGAGCACCGATCGAACGGGAGATTACGCGACTTACTTTGGTGGAGTCCTTAGCCCCATCGGGATGGCGTATCCCATCGCGTACCCGAATCGTCGACGTCCTTCACGAACCCCCGACAGGACTGCATTCGAAGGACACCGTCGACTGCACGGTTCCGCCATAGGTTCGTGACCCTCGTACAGTGACTGGGCTAGGTAGCAGATGGCCCAAATGTGACTGCACAGGTTGATGTCTGCAAGAAGCGATGTGAGTTAGCATTGTGcgttttttgcgttttttcacGCTTGCGCAGGATTGCTTACTCGTGCTGTTGCCACAGTAGGGCTGGCGTCGTCCACCGTTCACACAGAAATCGATGTGACCTACGCGACCTCCTTCACCGTAGTGACCGGCGTTAGTGTGTATCACCTGCACGTACTTTGCATCACCCTGATCTAGTCGATTCACTCCACCCGGCTTGATTAGTGGTCTCGCTGGATCcagagctaaaaaaaaaagagaagccaCAAAGGTTCAGTAGGGTCTAGCCTGCCGAGGTCCTTTCTAGCTCACTTACCGATGATACGCTCCATCCGGAAGTTGAGATAGTTCGCCATCAACCCGCAAATGTGCGCCCCAAGCGAGTGACCCACACAAGTCGTCCTTTCAACCGGCAAACCAAGGTCCCTCAGCTGCATTAGGCTCTGCGCCAGACAGGTTGCAACCGGACGGATGTTGTAGACGGCCGCCACATAACACGGCGGCTGACAGAGAGCGCCCCAATCGACGAGAAACACGTTGTACCCGCCGTGGTTGATGTACGCTGAAAGGTTCCAAAAACTGGTCGTCAGAAACTGGGCCAAACCGCTGGGTTCGAATCCGATGGTGCTACCGTACCGTCTCGTAGAACCGCAATCGGCAGCGTGTCATCTCCACCGGCGTACCCGTGTATCAGTATGATGTTCTCCTTCGCATGGTCCCATTCGGTGTTGTTCAGCCAGTCCCGAAGCCGATGGTCGAACTGCGGTAAACCGAGACGAAGAACAGAACATGGATATAGAGGTGGCCTTGCGCTAGAACCGTGCCGGAGGAGAGCGCTGATAAgaggccaccgaaaccgaaacggagGTGGCCTAATCGCTGAGCCTGACATTGATCAGGGCCAATGGGCCACGGATGCCGCGATATGCAAACATCGCACCGAGGCTTCAAGCCgtgtgccgttgttgttggttcGATAATTGAGGTTAACAAACTGGTGAACTGACAGCCGCGTGTTGGCAGCTCGCGGGTGAATGGGAATGCATATTAATCAGTCTCAATGCGCCCTACCATACCCATGTACCAGATGCCGACGTATGCTGGCAGGCCTCGAGCATTCGTGTTTGCGCATGCGCAACATTACGCGCATTCGAATGCGCGAATCCGCCTTTCCGCACTTCCGAGGTGGTTGTTGTGGCGTTTCCGGCGTCCATGTTTGAGCTACAACTCCCGCATAGTGTTCGTTTGGCAACCCAAAAAAACAGATACACCACCAGGCTAACGGACTTGGGGGGGGCCATATTTGGCATATCCTGCGATTTTAGCTCTACGACCGGAAGGTGAGACCACTAATTAACCAATGACCACGGTCTGTTGGAAAGTGGCCCACGGCTAGAACTGTGTCAAGTGTGCTTGAGCCTTTTCTCACTGCTTGCGCAAACGCATTACCATTAGCGCATTAGCGAGAGCGACCTGCGTCTTAAGCGAAAGGGCTCGCTAGTGGGCAGAAATGTGACGATAATGAACTTCAAAACGGACTTCTCCCCGCCAACCGGCAACATGGTGTACCGTTTCTTCACAGAGCACGTGCTACATTGCCACTTTATGGTTCCGCCAGCATAACTGCCCGGTTGCTTGGGcgagtgggagggaaaaaagccaccccaccgTCAGCCTACTTAGTGCACTTGCACCGCGGATCATCGAGGTTCATGAGGCGCCTCGAAGAGAGAGGGCTCTTTCGTTGCCAGCTAATCCAAACCCGTTTCGTACGGTGTCGTATCAAACGCGCGTGAATCGCAACCAGCGATTGCGTGAATTTAACGCCAGCCCGTCGCGACACACTACGAATCATGCTGCAGTTTGTAGACATGCAACAAGTGCATAAGTGCGATGGTGCAGACCTTCTGCACTGCTGTACCTGTTGCTCCGATCGCCAGCAACCTTGACGTTCAAAAACGAGTCTCGTGCGTCCCTGTGCCAGCTGCCCTTACGCTGCTCTGAGGCCTCTTACACCTACCTTAAACTTATCCCGCACGATGCCGGACGTGTAGAGAAAGATGCCGATGTCCTGATCCGGACAGACGTCCTGTCCGTTGCCGCGTTTCCACACGCAATCCTCCCGCGTGGTGTTGTACGAATCCGGATCGCCCAGGTAGAGGGCCTGCGCCAGAAGATGCTGCGCCTGGGCGTCTATAAATTGGTCTTgcggttggtttttgtgtgtgtgtgtgtgtgtgtgtgtgtacgcgcatttcgggtgtgtgtgtgttttttttttttgggttggcAGGAagtggggtatttttttcgttttgtttcgttgcagGTGGGTAGAAGAGtttggggggttgttttccaccacgaaaACCGTGAAACGTAAAACCAGATCGAATCATATGCTTCCAGGATCGGGcaagggatggaaaacggcACGTGCGATCGCGTGGGGTGTTTTGAAACGGGTGCAGATGAGCATCGAGCGGTGTTAGAACGTGTGCGTACTTATACGTAGGTGAGTGAGCTTGTGCTTGTGCTTGTGCTTGTGGGGGTGAGTACGAAACGAGGATGCGCATGCGGCAGGATGCAGGAAAAGTTGTGTAATGTTGCGAAAGTGTTTTCGAAGAGTTTTACATCCTCctccccgtttttttttgttagtgtTAATCGATGCATTCATAACACAGAGCATACGCGAAAGAGAACTGGGAGGCTATAAGAACCACCGTAGCGTGTCCGTTAATCGTGCtcgtaaagtaaaaaaaaaccggtgacGTAACGGAAAGAACGCAACCCCGATGGGGTGGATTCTGAGCAGATAGGCCGTGTGGTGGAAATCGGAAAATTAGTACCAGTACCATCGACCACCGGGCACTGGCGCCTGATTTGTGCTTGTCGGTGTTGTGTCGGTGTGGTagtgcacacacactcacgaaCCCGTGTTCATGGCCCCAGGGGGGGTTGGACCGTGAAAGTGATCAACTTCCtctgcacatgcacatgcacacgcacacgaaaagTCATATGATTCGTGTCAATGGTTTTGAATGGAATCCGTTTTGttcgtcgatttttttttctctgctctaCCGTTTACGCGTGCGTTAAGCAACGCGATCATTGTTGGTTCTGAGATACGATCTCGAGTAGAGGGATTGGTTGGCACTGATGATCGTCGATCGGTTAAGGCGATCGTCGAACGATACGAAGACTCTCACTAACGCTTGTTGATGAGCGCTATCACTTAGGTTAACACAAAGTCGCAAGGACTTCTCGTTACCGACTCACTGGGACTTTGCTTTCGCTTATCTTTCGATGATGgggcgatgatgatgttgggCGATTGGGAGAGCTTTGAGCTCGACGACACTTACAAATCATGACACCACCGCTGACCAGCATCGAGCTGAGGATGATCTTCACAAGCAGCACCATGGTGGAACCTGGCGCCAGATACCTTGATGGAATGGATCACTCTTCACTGCAGTTGCGAGCCACACGGCTCTGTCCGACTCGTTCTGACGACTGACCACCGACGACTCCGAGGCCCTAGCAATCGACTGACCTGCCGTAGGTCTGTACAGCCGCTGCCGAGCCGTAAATGCAGTTGGCCAAAGTCGGTCGGCTGGTCTGCAGGTTTTCTACCACCACGTTGCTACCTTCGAAGCCCTACCACGGTCGATGGCCGTGAGCCACGGCCCAACCGGTGTTCATTGGGGTGGCCGTTTGGTTGGAATGAACCACGGGCTCGTCGCTTCGTGGCCTCGACAGGCAGGACCCAACGGTGTTCATGGAAACGGCATCTTTGTTTCGCGATtggaacgcttttttttcgtgcggcTCGGCAACCGTTAGACGGCGCAACATTTTCTCTCGCGGCCGGTGGTGGACGTTTGGAACGCGAAAATCGCTCCGACCTTCCGATCGGTGGTAGATAATTGTTCTTGATGATCAATTCATTACTTTGATAACGTGGAGCTAACCCGATCGTTGAGCATTTgaagggttgttttttatgGTAGCGAGCATGAAAATGGTCGCAAATTTTGCACGAATGATCGATGCAGTTAGAGCTTGCACACAGACCACTAGGTTGAAAGGAAAATCCAAGCTGTTGCTTGTAAAACTGTATCGAGGTGTACGAATAACGAATACCTCCATCACAAATACCATCCATACTCAAATTCCTAAACCCAAAAGATTGGTTGGTAAACGTTCCTGTAGTGCAATGCACTTTATTTGTTTCCCTTCGAAAAGCTCAGTAATTCTGCTAAATGGCACACGTTGGAAATAAGCATAAATTTCTTGCAGCTCTCGTGCAGCAGACGTGTCCGACAACGTGTCCATGGGAGCTCGACAATGGTCGTTGgaagtcgtttttttttctcagaagCTCCCCTGAAACAAACCGCTGCAAATTGAGTGTTTTGTAATAGGAAAGCAGTatgaagggagagaaaaaagaaacttctCCAAATGTCAAAACGATGTCGACATTGTCCCGGTGTTTGGGTACTCAAGGCTCTTCTTATTCCAGGCACGTTTCGTCCATTGTCCAGTGAGTTAATCCAACACCCCATGGTGGCGGTCAGTCCCGATGTTTGCAAACGATGACTCTAACTCGTGGATGGACTCAGATGGCCCGAGAATTCATTTGCG encodes:
- the LOC128727844 gene encoding uncharacterized protein LOC128727844 is translated as MKSLKNPRVWVGMKPVRAHLDTAKFLFFYGPKFEDHEIFDLEKAEEILLHGRFDKNKKTVMYFHGYIESPEVESVHVIADAYLKRGDHNVIILDWAQLADGNYLLEAVPNCKKLGSHLGAVVLRMINAGLDENKLHLVGHSLGGQLSGYIGRTVISQSEKKIKLNRISALDPAFPPFYPGIFATALSSKDANFVDVIHTDAWLYGAPVSTGTADFWPNNGKTLQPGCPKRNYKLLTDNAKAFRQNSPEDLCSHRRSWWFWAESVAERNVESFHSVRCKSWDDFKDGKVDRSAAVVHMGIDCSSETFRKGRIIDMNKPKSIFKAGFKTNQQTAIIIHGFNGTQTSRHIMFLKDGLDPARPLIEKHASKKFRLTRDDARSVQVIHTNAGLLGQSSFSGRVDFCINGGQVQPYCEGDRINAQAQHLLAQALYLGDPDSYNTTREDCVWKRGNGQDVCPDQDIGIFLYTSGIVRDKFKFDHRLRDWLNNTEWDHAKENIILIHGYAGGDDTLPIAVLRDAYINHGGYNVFLVDWGALCQPPCYVAAVYNIRPVATCLAQSLMQLRDLGLPVERTTCVGHSLGAHICGLMANYLNFRMERIIALDPARPLIKPGGVNRLDQGDAKYVQVIHTNAGHYGEGGRVGHIDFCVNGGRRQPYCGNSTNINLCSHIWAICYLAQSLYEGHEPMAEPCSRRCPSNAVLSGVREGRRRFGYAMGYAIPMGLRTPPNASGSYCIKDINPPFCPSKPSMPGDQRFCISCRKAIHSNVTVRSSIDREPLVRRHFTRCVGKMCHFHRNGSSSPLAQLCRVFSLILLTTGSALVRGHEFTIGPCQFQYLEPCTSKTIAFYVFSSEHPKDGPILLDAIDPHVPEHIPLNQTNKLIVHGYGGSIDFNATKMIRKAYLRKPNTNVFIVDWGKLSRLPCYPTAAFNTKQAGECTATFLLGLQANHPEFSTRDLHAIGFSLGAHVLSFTSNALEKSIGVKFRRITGLDPALPFFATARPHWKLDQGDADFVDVIHTNAGVYGKIETCGHVDFYMNGGQNQPGCENDPNQPLCSHMMSAAYFAESINSKHGFWATRCTSYFAYFFGFCKYRVEQQQQQQQAQPTSMIDEEDSTRQEESSQPGVALGEANNEYDSDRILMGEYCSNTVEGVYFVPTNPKSPFAMGF
- the LOC128726090 gene encoding phospholipase A1-like: MVLLVKIILSSMLVSGGVMIYAQAQHLLAQALYLGDPDSYNTTREDCVWKRGNGQDVCPDQDIGIFLYTSGIVRDKFKFDHRLRDWLNNTEWDHAKENIILIHGYAGGDDTLPIAVLRDAYINHGGYNVFLVDWGALCQPPCYVAAVYNIRPVATCLAQSLMQLRDLGLPVERTTCVGHSLGAHICGLMANYLNFRMERIIALDPARPLIKPGGVNRLDQGDAKYVQVIHTNAGHYGEGGRVGHIDFCVNGGRRQPYCGNSTNINLCSHIWAICYLAQSLYEGHEPMAEPCSRRCPSNAVLSGVREGRRRFGYAMGYAIPMGLRTPPNASGSYCIKDINPPFCPSKPSMPGDQRCCI